In Haematobia irritans isolate KBUSLIRL chromosome 1, ASM5000362v1, whole genome shotgun sequence, a genomic segment contains:
- the LOC142230253 gene encoding tetratricopeptide repeat protein 21B-like, whose product MIEICINPDGDIPNGTELFEYDDNGELSDARLIALRTADRLLKELRPRPGIDSALQDFIELTNREDLQGNVGPILGMATELIQLKQVHRAKNSLKRLTRASWNFEETEYLERS is encoded by the exons ATGATTGAAATATGCATAAATCCCGATGGAGACATACCCAACGGGACCGAGTTATTTGAATACGATGATAATGGAGAATTAAGTGATGCTCGATTGATTGCATTAAGAACAGCAGACCGTTTGTTGAAAGAATTACGCCCGCGGCCAGGT ATTGATTCTGCTTTACAAGATTTCATTGAATTGACTAATCGGGAAGATCTACAAGGAAATGTAGGCCCGATTCTCGGCATGGCTACAGaactgattcaattaaaacaagtacacagagccaaaaatagtttgAAACGATTAACACGTGCTTCTTGGAATTTCGAAGAAACAGAGTATCTAGAACGAAGCTGA
- the LOC142240862 gene encoding tetratricopeptide repeat protein 21B-like, translated as MRNTEQALIHFKECLKYDPNDIDVLISLSRIYMKMKSMDLCRGVCTQILQIDSNNEAASAMMADLSFRKMDFENAGYHFSQLLLTQPSYWTALARLIEVTRRSGTLSDVYLFLQRAELTISNPDLSKLL; from the exons ATGAGAAACACTGAACAGGCTCTGATCCATTTTAAAGAGTGTTTGAAATATGATCCCAATGATATTGATGTCTTAATATCACTTAGTCGCATTTACATGAAAATGAAATCGATGGACTTATGCCGTGGTGTTTGCACACAAATACTTCAAATCGACAGCAACAATGAGGCAGCTTCGGCAATGATGGCAGATTTATCATTCCGTAAG atGGATTTTGAGAACGCGGGCTACCATTTCTCTCAACTGTTGTTAACACAACCTAGTTACTGGACAGCATTAGCTAGGCTGATCGAAGTAACGAGGCGTTCAGGAACTTTATcggatgtttatttatttttacaaagagctGAACTGACTATTTCCAATCCAGATTTGTCTAAATTACTGTAG